TGCTTTCTGATTCGGCATCGGGGAATAAATTGCTCGATGAAAAGACGCATCGCTCAACCCGTTTCGCTGTGATTGTGTTGCGCGATACCGATAAAATGGCCGCTCGAAAGTATTTTAAGACACCCCTGGTTTTCTCTATTCAGGAAGCCAAGGGTTTGGAATATGAGAATATTATTCTCTACAATATCGTTTCCGGTTGCCGTAAAGAGTTCGAAGAAATAACACAGGGCATTGCCGTCGATGATCTTCAGGGTGATCTTGATTATGCCCGTGCTAAGGATAAAACCGATAAATCTTTGGAAATATATAAGTTTTATATCAACGCCCTGTACGTCGGTCTGACTCGGGCCGTCGACCGCGTTTTTTTAGTCGAATCCGATACGCAGCATCGCCTTTTTTCCCTTCTTCATCTCAATGTCTGTAAACAGGCAGGGCAGATTAAATCAGAATCTTCTACAGATGAGGAATGGCGGGAAGAGGCTTCGCGTCTGGAGAAGAAAGGGAATATTGAGCAGGCTGAGCAAATTAGGAAGCAAGTACTGAAACTGCAGCCGGTTCCATGGACGGTCTGGACGGTTGATAATTTGTCTGAACTAAAGAAACAAGCATTGGATCCCGCCAGCTTCAATAAAAAAGCGAAACAGCAACTCTATGAATACGCCCTTGTTTATGGTGATCGTTCAACGCTTCAGGAACTGGTTGATTTTAAATTTACTCGTGCCGGGAAAGAAATGAATCCTGCTGTCGTAGAGCGTGATTATGCCCGTGACTGCTTTACTAAGGATTTTAAAGAGGTTCGCCAGAAAGTGAAGTTGTATGGCGTTGATTATCGTAATCCGCTGAATAAAACCTCGCTAATGGTGGCTGCTCTGATCGGTCGAATGGACGTGGTCGAGTGGTTGATCAACGAAGGGGCCTCCATCGATGCGACGGACAATACCTGGCAGTCCTGTTTTTGGCAGATCATCTTCCGCCATCTGCAAGAGCGAGGCATGATGTCGGAGAATGACTTTGAAACCGCATTGCAATGGCTCACTCCTGAGTGCCTCAATATTCAGATTGATCGCAAACTGAAGCGACTGGAAAAACATCAATACGAATTCTGGATGCTGGTCATATTCATATACAAAATGGCAAAGACAGCTCATATACCGTTAACCAACAGTGTGGGACGTTATTACGCCGATCATTATTTCACCAGTAAAAACCTGGCCGATTTCAGCAGCCTCATCCCCGATAACTTCATGCCTGCCCACCGAAAACAGCGCAAATACTGTTCTGCTGCCCTCTCAAAAAATGAACATCACAATCATGATTTACCGTATAACCGTAAAATCGTATCGCGAATAAAAACCGGTTATTACATGATCAACCCCATGATCAAGCTGCTGATCAACGATCAATGGATTTCTGTGTCCGACCTGATTCACAGCGAATTTTCTCAGCACCTTAAGTATACCGAAGAATGTTGGAAAAATCCGACCGGAATAGCTCCGAAACCATCCCGGCAAACAAAACAAAAAAAGAAATCGACCAAAAAGAAAACGAAACTCAAGCCCGTCAAAGGCTGGTATAAGTAAATCCTAATATCTCTAATATCTCTCCTATGATGTACTAAATATTGCCAGGCTATATAGTTTTCTTTTGTTGCATCCTTCGGCGATTTGTGATCTGATTACGGACATGAGAAGAAAACGAATAAAGAGGGATCATCTGGCCTATTACCACTGCATGTCACGCGTTGTGGGTCGGGAAATGCTTTTGGGTGGCGTGGAGAAGGATCATATGTGCCAGCTCATCCGTCGGGTGGAAGGATTTACGGGGGTACACGTTCTTACTTATGCGGTGATGACCAATCATATCCACTTGCTGCTGGAGGAGCCGGATAGGAATGATGTACAGCAGTTAACCGAGGATCAGTTGCTTGAGCGGCTGAAGTATCTATATTCAGAAGAAGAGATTACGGAAATATGTGGACGTTGGCATGAATGGGGATCTGCGGGGTTGCGGACGATGGTTGTAAAAGATCAGCAACGCTATCGTATACGCATGCATGATATCAGCGAATTTATGAAGCAGGTGAAGCAACGGTTTACTTGTTGGTATAATCGCCACGCGGGTCGGTGTGGCACCCTCTGGGAACAGCGCTTTAAGAGTGTGCTTGTGGAGGATGGTGCGGCACTACGTACTATGGCTGCATATATTGAGATGAATCCCGTCCGAGCCGGCATGGTGGATGACCCGAGGGTGTACCGCTTTTGCGGGCTGGGTGAAGCGATGACCTGTATATCGGCTGCACGGAGTGGTATTACGAAGCTCATTTCGGGAGTGGAATGGTTGGATGAAGAAGTACATTCGACCGGTAGAGTTGACGGGTGGGATGATGCCGCAGGCGTATATTGGCACCGCATATTGATGTATGATGAGGCGAGAGGGGACGCTCGTTTGTCCATGTTGGACAGGGAGTTGATTCCGGAGCAACTAAGAAAGCGGAGAAAAATATCAGATTTCGAACGTTTGCAGTGCCGAAGTCGTTATTTCTCCGATGGACAGGTTTTTGGTTCACGAGACTTTGTTGAGGAATTTTTTCAGCAAAATCGGGATTATTTTGGCGCGACTCGACAAACGGGCGCCCGTAAAGTTCGCGGCGGGTGGGGGAATATATACACGATCCGTGACTTAGGGCACTGGTGTTGATGTCGTTGCTGCTGGCATTTGGATAAAAAAGGATCGGCCGCAGCCGATCCTTGTTACATTTGTAACGGATGACAACGGTTTAATGATCGCAAGTATTGGTTCCGCATTGCAGTGACTCGTTCATGAATGACGTAACCACTTCTTCGGGTGTTGCGGAGGGTGCTCCCACCATAGTTTTGATGTTTTGCTGTGCAAATAGCTGCTGCGCGCGCTGTCCCATGCCACCGGCGATGATGATGTTTACTTTTTGTTCGCCAAGCCATTTTGGTAAAACACCAGGCTCGTGAGGTGGCGGGATGAGGTCTTCGCGATGGGTTATTGTTTTTTCCGCTTCGTCAACGTCCAGAATGGCAAAAGACTGACAATGCCCGAAGTGCATGCAGAGTTTTCCTTCAGCTGTGGGGATGGCTATTTTCATTACAGGTACTCCTTGTTTTTTCTTGTTGTAAGATTATTCGTCTGGTTGCAAGTGCTGTTCTAGTGTGATCCAGATGTCACGAAGTGTATTAGTCGATGGGCTTTTGCTTGTGAACTCAATAATACTTTTTCCAGCAATCTGCGCTTGCGTGAAATCGGAATCATAGGGCAGGCATCCTAGAAATCTGCCACCCTGCGTCCCCGTGATATGTTCGATTTCTCTACTTATTTCCGGGTTGATATCGGATTTGTTTATGCATACATAGACAGGGACTTTAAAGTGCTTAGCCAGTTGCATGAGGCGTCCCAGGTCATGCTTGCCTGATAAGCTCGGCTCAGTGACCGCAAGTAAAGCATCTGCACCACCGATGGATGCAATCACGGGGCAGCCAATGCCCGGAGGGCCGTCGACAATGATCCAGTCGGCATTTAGTTCTTTTGCCAATTTTCGCGCCTCAGAACGTACCAGTGAGACCAGTTTTCCAGAATTCTCTGCTGCAATGCCCAGCGCGGCATGAATCATGGCTCCACAACGCGTTGACGACTGATACCATTTCCCGCAATCGGAGTCCGGAAAGTCGATGGCTTTAGCTGGGCACATGGCGACACAGACGCCGCACCCTTCACAACCAAAGGGCGAGACGGTGTATTTCCCGTCGATGCAGTCAATGGCATTAAACCGGCACACTTCGACACAGGTACCGCATTGTGTGCAATCGTCTTGGCGGATAATTGCCTCGTGACCACTGATGAAGTCGGTAGATTTTTCAATAGTTGGTTTCAGGATTAAATGTAAATCGGCGGCATCTACATCGCAGTCAGCCAATACGCAATTTTGTGCCAATGTGGCCAAGGCGGCGGTGACGCTTGTTTTGCCTGTTCCGCCTTTTCCGCTGACAATGACTAATTCTTTCATTTGGTGCTTCCTTGGGTGAGCTGTTCAATGCGGGTCATCATGGATTGAAGAGCCGGTTTCATTTCTGGCAGGGCATCAATGAGTGATTTTCCTCGCGAATAGGCTTCTGCGACGTTGCGAGACTCAGGAATTTCCAGCAATACAGGAATGTTTTCGCTTTCGCAGTATTTCACCACACGATTATCACCTGAATCGGAACGATTGATGGCGACGCCGAAGGGGATGTTCAGGACGCGCATGGTTTCCACGGCCAGTGATAGATCGTGTAGACCAAAGGGGGTTGGCTCTGTTACTAGAATGGCGTAATCTACGCCGGTTACGGCTGTGATTAATGAACAGGATGTTCCAGGAGGACAATCAATGATCACTGTTTTATTCGGATCAATATGATCTTTAACTGCGCGAATGACGGGAGGTGCCATGGCTACGCCGATGTTCATCAATCCCTGAATAAAGGTGATGTGATCCTGCGTTTCAATGGAAACCGTCCCGATGGATTTGCCTTCTTCACTGATGGCATGTTCTGGGCAGATGCGCATGCATCCGCCGCACCCATGACATAAGTCCTCGAAGACCATTGTTTTACTGGGTAGGGCTGCTAGCGCATTGAACTCACAGAACCGTGCGCATGCGCCGCAGTGCGTGCAGGCATCTTGATTAATTACCGGGATAGGCGTGGTTACGCCTCTTTTTTCTGCGTCTTTTGTGTTCAGAAAAAGATGACTGTTCGGTTCTTCCACATCACAGTCAAGTAACTGAACAGGATCGGCAGATGCAAGCGCCAGGGCAACCGATAAGGTTGTCTTTCCTGTTCCCCCCTTACCGGAGGCTAGTGCTATCTTCATACCCAATGTCCCTCGACATCTGCCGAATCCTGTTTCGATAATTTATTGTCCTTAAATAAGGTTAACGCTTCGCGAATCGATGAGGCCTTCGTCGTGTAAATATCGATCCCTGCGGTGGTCAGTACGTGAAAGGCTTTGGGGCCGCAATGACCGGAAACAACCGCCTGTGCTCCGCTTGAAGAGGCATGCTGCGCTGCCT
The nucleotide sequence above comes from Spartobacteria bacterium. Encoded proteins:
- a CDS encoding ATPase, giving the protein MKIAIPTAEGKLCMHFGHCQSFAILDVDEAEKTITHREDLIPPPHEPGVLPKWLGEQKVNIIIAGGMGQRAQQLFAQQNIKTMVGAPSATPEEVVTSFMNESLQCGTNTCDH
- a CDS encoding (4Fe-4S)-binding protein, which codes for MKELVIVSGKGGTGKTSVTAALATLAQNCVLADCDVDAADLHLILKPTIEKSTDFISGHEAIIRQDDCTQCGTCVEVCRFNAIDCIDGKYTVSPFGCEGCGVCVAMCPAKAIDFPDSDCGKWYQSSTRCGAMIHAALGIAAENSGKLVSLVRSEARKLAKELNADWIIVDGPPGIGCPVIASIGGADALLAVTEPSLSGKHDLGRLMQLAKHFKVPVYVCINKSDINPEISREIEHITGTQGGRFLGCLPYDSDFTQAQIAGKSIIEFTSKSPSTNTLRDIWITLEQHLQPDE
- a CDS encoding (4Fe-4S)-binding protein; the protein is MKIALASGKGGTGKTTLSVALALASADPVQLLDCDVEEPNSHLFLNTKDAEKRGVTTPIPVINQDACTHCGACARFCEFNALAALPSKTMVFEDLCHGCGGCMRICPEHAISEEGKSIGTVSIETQDHITFIQGLMNIGVAMAPPVIRAVKDHIDPNKTVIIDCPPGTSCSLITAVTGVDYAILVTEPTPFGLHDLSLAVETMRVLNIPFGVAINRSDSGDNRVVKYCESENIPVLLEIPESRNVAEAYSRGKSLIDALPEMKPALQSMMTRIEQLTQGSTK
- a CDS encoding dinitrogenase iron-molybdenum cofactor biosynthesis protein, with product MKIAFTTTGTTLDDPIDPRFGRAPRFLIVDTDSEAFTLLDNAQNLNAAQGAGIQAAQHASSSGAQAVVSGHCGPKAFHVLTTAGIDIYTTKASSIREALTLFKDNKLSKQDSADVEGHWV